CAGTACCCGCTTCCGTACAAACCAGATAGTCACTACTCTGATAGATGTTGTTGATCAAGGCTGTATAGCACGAGTTGGTGAATGCCTTATAAGTTTCCAATGTATAAGAACCATCGGAGAACTGACCCGAGTTGTTGGGGTTCACTTCATCAAGACTGCAAGAGCCCCAAGAAAAAACACCGGCAACAAGTAGAACTAAACTATATATCTTTTTCATATTGCTATTTTTTAGAAAGTTAAATTAAGACCAAATATGCAATCACGAGACAATGGGAAGTTGATGCTTCCGTTCATTTCCGGATCGTAATTCTTCACATATTTGTTTGGCGAATAAGTAAACAGGTTGGTCATTGTCGCATAAACTCTCAGATTACTGATACCAAAACGTTTTGTAAGTTTACCGGGTAACGTATAACCCAATGTTACGTTTTTAAGTTTAAAGAATGATCCATCCACATAATACATCGAATCATATCCTTCATAAGCACTTCTATCCTTGGATTTATCGATAGCATAGAACAAGACATCCTGATCTGCTTCGATCGTCTTGTCATAGTAAGTAAAATAAGTAGGAATATTGTAATCCGGATTAGGCGAATATTTACCTATCACACTACCATAGTTCATCATTTGCCCCCAACGTGCATAAAGGAAGACAGACAAATCAAAATCTTTGTATCTGAAATTATTCTTAAAGCCCAATGTCCAGTCCGGAGTATTACGACCTATTACCTGACGATCATAATCCGCACGTACACCATAAGGATTTTCTGCCGTAATATCAACGCGCTCTCCTTCAGGATTCATATAATAATAACCATTTCCGTCCTTCTTCACACTAGGTAAATCCAGCTTAATATCGCCCGGTTCGCATCCGAACAAAGCAGCAGTTTCCTTTTCGCTATATTGCCAGATACCCAACACTTTATATCTATAGAAAGAACCGACTCCTTCGCCGACTTTGAACACCATATCACCCTTTTTTGCATTGAACATCATATCCTGCCCTTCGATCAAAGATTTAATTTTTTCTTTGTTGGCGGTAAATGTCACTGTTGAGCTCCAAGTAAAATCTTTCTTCACAATATTACGAGTATTAAGAGCAAGTTCAATACCGCGATTTTCTGTTTCAGCAGCATTCTTGTTCATTTTATAAGTAGTGCTACCTGTGTAATTACCCATAATAGATGTCGGCAATGCCTGAGAAAGAATTACATCCGTTGTTTTTGTCCGATACAAATCCACCGTCAGATCAATACGATTATTGAGGAAGCTGGCGTCAATACCAATATTCAAGTCATGAGTCTTTTCCCATGTCAGATTACGGTTAGTGATATACTCCGTAAACTTGGCTGACGGAACAGTCATTCCTCCCAAAGAGGTTGTCACATTTTCCAAAGATGCCATAGAACTGTATTCAGCAATACCGGCAGTAGTTCCGGCAACACCATAGCCTACACGCAGTTTCAAGTTATCCAACCAGCTTTTTGTACCAGCCATAAATGCTTCATCCGAGATTCTCCAGCCTACAGAAACTGCCGGGAATAAATTCCATCTATTGTCTTTCGACAAACGGGAATCCGCTTCATAACGACTGGAAGCAGAAAACAGGTATTTACCTTTGTATGAGTAGTTGACACGACCGATAAAGCCCATCCCTTTCGACATCAGATATTTGCTGTTCAGTTTCTTATTATCAGCATTCTGCAATGCATACCACAACATATCATTGGTCGCCGGGTTTTCACCATAGACATAATATTCTTCACTCTGATTGTAATTCCAGGAAGTAACCCCTGTAACCGTCAGGTCATGATCCTTATTAAATGTATTGTGATAAGTTACTATGTTTTCCCATTTGTAATTATATCCCGTCTTATTGGTAGCTTCGCCATATGCCACCGTACTGCCTTTCAACACATTATAGGAGCCTTCTCCCATAAATTTACCGGCACGAGATTGAGAATAACTGCCTCCAAGCTGTGACTTGACAGACAATCCTTTTACCGGTTTCCATTCAAGATAAGCGTCAACATAAGCCCTTCCTGCTTTAGTATTATTCTTATATACTCCATCCTGTTCGTCTGCTAACGGATTCGGGTCTGATGATGAACCTGGAATCGGGAATTCCGTGATAGAGCCGTCTTCATTATAAGGAGTACCTAACGGGGTGGCAAACAATGCTCTTTCCAAAACGGCATTACGTGAATTCTTGTTGGAGAAAGATGCCTGAACATTAATACCGGCATTCATCCATTTATTGATTTCCTGATCTATACGGACACGGGTAGAGTACACTTTATAGTCATCATTCTCATACATACTCTTCTCATCAGTATAGTTCAACGAGAAATAGGCTTTCGTCTTCTCAGTACCTCCGGCAACGGAAATACTATAATTCTGCTTCAAACCTGAGTGTAATACTTCATCTCCCCAGTTTACCCATTGGTTGTTTTTGATGGCATCGTATCTTTCACCGAAAATTTCCTCCTCATTAGTAGTACCGACAGGCTTATAAGAATCTTTTATATAATTAATGTATGAGTCACCCGTACGCATCTTAGGAACTCGGGCACCCATAGTCGTTCCGGCATAAGCATTAAAATTGATGACCGGTTTTCCACTCTTGGATCCTTTCGTAGTCACGATAATAACACCATTCGCACCACTTGAACCGTAGATAGCTGTAGAAGATGCATCTTTCAGTACTTCGATAGATTCAATATCATTGGGATTCAAGGTAGCAATATCACCCGGCATACCATCGATAATATAAGTCGGCTTAAATGCATCTGAAGAGATATTACCATCCTCATCCAACTGTAAAGAGCGGGTACCACGCAACTGAACTGTCGGTGACGAACCTGCCTGACCTGAAGAATTAGTGATATCCAGACCTGCAATTTTACCTTGCAGCGCATCCATCGGATTCACGCCCGGATTCATGGTGATATCCTCTGATTTCACAGAAGCAACCGCACCTGTCAAATCACGTTTCTTTACCGTACCGTAACCGATGACCACTACCTCATCCAAAGCCTGTGTATCCGGAACCATCTTTATATTCAGCGGGGCATTTCCGCTCACAATGATAGCCTGTTCTTTATATCCGATATAAGAAACAACCAGTTCTTTACTTCCGGCCGGAAGATTAATGGAGAACTTACCGTCAAAATCAGTTATCGTACCTGTACTTGTACCTTTCACCACAATAGAAACACCGATCAACGGTTCTCCATTTTCATCTAAAACAGTTCCTTTCACTGTCTTTGTCTGCATGACGGCTTGCACAGTAATATCATTCACACCATTTTCTGCATAAACAGATATGGCAGAAGGGGCACACAATAAAGTCAGCCCTAAAATCATGGAAACGCGTCTATGCTGTGTCTTCCACGCTTCAACAAATGCATTCTCTCTCATTCGTTTTAATTTAAAGTTAATATTAATTTTCCTTTGTTTAGTAAAATACAATTAGCATAATCTTTTATATAGACGTTTCCATTTTACTTCTGTACTCACAAAGGACGACAATAATACAAAAATTCGCTTTTCCAAGCCTTTTTTTCCTCAAATATATGCAAAGGATAAAAAGACAAATTTTAGGCTAAGCCAACAAATTCTCTTTTTTATTGTTGAATGAAGAATAAAAAGTGTAAATTTGTATTTGGATGCCACTTAAACTAACAACATATTATCGCGGAAAAGACATTCCTGATTTACCGGGAACCAATACTTTTCATTCCAAGGAGTTGTTTCAGATCTATGAATCGACTCCGGGATATACCCCGCTACTGATAGTGGCAACAGAAGAAGGCAGACCTGTAGCACGCCTGCTTGCCGCCATACGCAAGACCAAAAAGTGGCTTCCCTCCTCTCTTGTCAAACAATGTGTGGTATATGGTGCAGGTGAATTTCTGGACACTTCTCTACCGGCAAGTAAAGAGAAGGAGGAAGAAATTTTCGGTGAAATGCTGGAGCATCTCACACAAGAAGCATCACGCACCTGCATTCTTATTGAATTCCGCAATCTGGATAATTCCATGTTCGGTTACCGTTTCTTCCGAAAGAACGACTTTTTTCCGGTCAACTGGCTGCGTGTCCGTAACTCTCTGCATAGTACGCAGAAAGCGGAAGACCGTTTCAGCCCATCACGTATCCGTCAGATCCGGAAAGGGCTCAAAAACGGAGCCAAAGTAGTAGAAGCCCATACGGTGGAAGAGATTAAGGAATTCTCGCGGATGCTGCACAAAGTTTATTCTTCACGAATACGGAGATATTTCCCTGCCAATGACTTTTTCCGCCACATGAACAGCATGCTTATCAGAGGAAAACAGGCAAAAATATTCATCGTAAAATACAAGGAAAAGATTATCGGCGGCTCCGTCTGCATCTATTCCGGCGAAAATGCTTTTATCTGGTTTTCAGGAGGAATGCGAAAGACCTATGCACTGCAGTCACCCGGCATACTGGCAGTATGGAAAGCACTTGAAGATGCCCATGAACGGGGATTCCGTCACATGGAGTTCATGGATGTAGGACTTCCCTTCCGCAAGCATGGTTATCGTGATTTCGTACTCCGTTTCGGAGGCAAACAAAGCAGTACCCGCCGCTGGTTCCGTATCAGCTGGTCATGGCTGAATAATCTTCTGGTCAAGTTTTATGTCTAAATGTAATCTCAAGATTACAAAACCCGTCTTTGTCACCCATCCGGAGCATTTTTTATGCTTTATTCCCCAATAATTAAATGCAGAAATATTTCTTTATTAGACAAGAAATGTCTTTCTTTGTGCTGTTTTATGCCATATAAGCACATAATTAAACCATATAAAAAAATATAGTTATGAAGATTTCACACATTGAGCATCTGGGCATTGCTGTAAAAAGCATCGAAGAAGCCCTTCCTTACTACGAAAACGTATTGGGTCTGAAATGTTACAACATCGAAACAGTAGAAGATCAAAAAGTAAGAACCGCTTTTTTAAAGGTAGGTGAAACAAAAATCGAATTGTTGGAGCCGACTTGCCCCGAAAGCACCATTGCTAAATTTATTGAAAACAAAGGTGCAGGTGTTCATCACGTAGCATTTGCCGTAGAAGATGGCGTAGCTAATGCTTTGGCAGAAGCAGAAAGCAAAGAAATCCGTCTGATTGACAAGGCTCCCCGCAAAGGTGCCGAAGGTCTGAACATCGCTTTCCTTCACCCGAAATCAACACTGGGTGTGCTGACAGAACTCTGCGAACACTAATCATAAACTCTAAAAAAACAACAAGAACTCATGAGTAATCAACTTGAAAAAATTAAAGAGCTTATTGAACGCCGTGCCGTTGCACGCATCGGAGGCGGCGAAAAAGCAATTGCGAAGCAACATGAAAAAGGGAAATACACAGCGCGTGAGCGTATAGCCATGCTGTTGGATGAAGGTAGCTTCGAAGAAATGGACATGTTCGTTGAGCACAGATGCACGAACTTCGGCATGGAGAAAAAGCACTATCCGGGTGATGGTGTAGTAACCGGTTGCGGTACTATCGAAGGTCGTCTCGTATATCTTTTTGCACAGGACTTTACCGTTACTGCAGGTTCACTGTCGGAAACAATGTCACTGAAGATCTGTAAGATTATGGATCAGGCAATGAAGATGGGTGCTCCTTGTATCGGTATCAATGACTCGGGCGGTGCACGTATCCAGGAAGGTATTAACGCTTTGGCAGGTTACGCAGAAATCTTCCAGCGCAATATCCTCGCTTCGGGTGTCATTCCGCAGATTTCCGGTATCTTCGGTCCTTGTGCCGGCGGTGCTGTTTATTCTCCGGCACTGACAGACTTCACACTGATGATGGAAGGTACTTCTTATATGTTCCTTACAGGTCCGAAAGTTGTGAAAACTGTAACCGGTGAAGACGTAAGCCAGGAAAACCTCGGCGGAGCAAGCGTTCACTCTACCAAATCGGGTGTTACTCATTTCACTGCCAAAACAGAAGAAGAAGGTCTGGCATTGATCCGCACACTTCTGAGCTATATTCCTCAAAACAACCTCGAAGAAGCTCCATATGTGGATTGCACAGATCCGATCGACCGTCTGGAAGATTCACTGAACGATATTATCCCCGACAGCCCCAACAAACCGTATGATATGTACGAGGTTATCAGCGCTATCGTAGACAACGGCGAATTCCTGGAAATCCAGAAAGACTATGCCAAGAATATCATTATCGGTTTTGCCCGTTTCAACGGTCAGTCTGTAGGTATTGTAGCCAATCAGCCTAAATTCCTTGCCGGTGTACTCGACAGCAACGCATCTCGCAAAGGCGCACGTTTCGTTCGTTTCTGCGATGCTTTCAATATCCCTATCGTGTCGTTGGTAGACGTACCGGGATTCCTTCCGGGAACAGGCCAGGAATACAATGGCGTTATCCTTCATGGTGCCAAACTGCTGTATGCTTACGGTGAAGCTACTGTACCTAAAGTAACAATCACATTGCGTAAATCTTACGGTGGTTCTCACATCGTGATGAGTTGTAAACAACTTCGTGGTGACATGAACTATGCTTGGCCAACAGCTGAAATCGCTGTAATGGGTGGTGCAGGTGCAGTAGAAGTATTGTACGCGCGTGAAGCCAAAGACCAGGAAAATCCGGCTCAGTTCCTTGCCGAAAAAGAAGCAGAATATACAAAACTGTTTGCCAACCCTTATAATGCAGCTAAGTATGGTTACATCGATGATGTCATCGAACCCCGTAACACACGTTTCCGCGTGATCCGTGCTTTGCAGCAGTTGCAGACTAAGAAACTGTCTAATCCGGCGAAGAAACATGGTAATATTCCGTTGTAATCCAACTTTTCACATTAAAACAAGAACGATTATGAACAAAACCAAAATCGGAATATTCCTTTCTCTGCTGTTGCTGATTGGATTGACTTCCTGCGGAGAGCAAAAGTCGAACAATAAGCTATTGCTGAATGAAGTCCTGATAGACAATCAAAACAACTTTCAGGATGACTACGGCTTGCACAGTGCATGGATTGAAATATTCAACAAATCATACGGTAGCGCAGACTTAGCAGCTTGTTTATTGAAAGTAAGCAGCCAGCCGGGCGATACAGTAACCTATTTTATCCCGAAAGGTGACATACTTACATTAGTAAAGCCACGCCAACATGCGTTATTTTGGGCAGACGGCGAACCTAATCGTGGTACCTTCCATACCAGCTTCAAACTGAACCCTGAAACAGCCAATTGGGTCGGTCTTTTTGATTCAGGCAGAAAGCTACTTGATCAAGTTGTCATACCAGCAGGAACTTTAGGTCCCAACCAGTCTTATGCACGCATAAGCGACGGAGCAGCAGACTGGGAAGTAAAAGGCGGAAGCAAAGACAAATACGTAACCCCGAGCACGAACAACAAAACCCTTGACAGTAATGCCAAGATGGAAAAGTTCGAAGAACATGACTCAGTCGGTATCGGTATGTCTATTTCAGCCATGAGCGTAGTATTCTGCGGATTGATTCTTCTCTTCATTGCCTTCAAGGTGGTAGGTAAAGTTGCTGTCAACCTGAGCAAACGCAATGCGATGAAGGCTAAAGGCATCGATAAAGTCGAAGCGAAAGAGCTTTCACAGGCTCCGGGTGAAGTTTATGCTGCTATTTCAATGGCATTACACGAAATGCAGGATGAGGTACATGACGTAGAAGAAACGGTGCTGACCATCACTCGTGTGAAACGCAGCTATTCACCGTGGAGTTCGAAGATTTACACCTTGCGTGAAAATCCTAACAGAAAGTAAATCATTCCCTAAAAAGATAAAACGATGAAAGAATATAAATATAAAATCAACGGTAACTCATACAAAGTAACCATCGGAGATATTGAAGATAATATCGCTCATGTAGAAGTGAACGGTACGCACTACAAAGTAGAAATGGAGAAACAACCGA
This sequence is a window from Bacteroides thetaiotaomicron VPI-5482. Protein-coding genes within it:
- a CDS encoding SusC/RagA family TonB-linked outer membrane protein; this encodes MRENAFVEAWKTQHRRVSMILGLTLLCAPSAISVYAENGVNDITVQAVMQTKTVKGTVLDENGEPLIGVSIVVKGTSTGTITDFDGKFSINLPAGSKELVVSYIGYKEQAIIVSGNAPLNIKMVPDTQALDEVVVIGYGTVKKRDLTGAVASVKSEDITMNPGVNPMDALQGKIAGLDITNSSGQAGSSPTVQLRGTRSLQLDEDGNISSDAFKPTYIIDGMPGDIATLNPNDIESIEVLKDASSTAIYGSSGANGVIIVTTKGSKSGKPVINFNAYAGTTMGARVPKMRTGDSYINYIKDSYKPVGTTNEEEIFGERYDAIKNNQWVNWGDEVLHSGLKQNYSISVAGGTEKTKAYFSLNYTDEKSMYENDDYKVYSTRVRIDQEINKWMNAGINVQASFSNKNSRNAVLERALFATPLGTPYNEDGSITEFPIPGSSSDPNPLADEQDGVYKNNTKAGRAYVDAYLEWKPVKGLSVKSQLGGSYSQSRAGKFMGEGSYNVLKGSTVAYGEATNKTGYNYKWENIVTYHNTFNKDHDLTVTGVTSWNYNQSEEYYVYGENPATNDMLWYALQNADNKKLNSKYLMSKGMGFIGRVNYSYKGKYLFSASSRYEADSRLSKDNRWNLFPAVSVGWRISDEAFMAGTKSWLDNLKLRVGYGVAGTTAGIAEYSSMASLENVTTSLGGMTVPSAKFTEYITNRNLTWEKTHDLNIGIDASFLNNRIDLTVDLYRTKTTDVILSQALPTSIMGNYTGSTTYKMNKNAAETENRGIELALNTRNIVKKDFTWSSTVTFTANKEKIKSLIEGQDMMFNAKKGDMVFKVGEGVGSFYRYKVLGIWQYSEKETAALFGCEPGDIKLDLPSVKKDGNGYYYMNPEGERVDITAENPYGVRADYDRQVIGRNTPDWTLGFKNNFRYKDFDLSVFLYARWGQMMNYGSVIGKYSPNPDYNIPTYFTYYDKTIEADQDVLFYAIDKSKDRSAYEGYDSMYYVDGSFFKLKNVTLGYTLPGKLTKRFGISNLRVYATMTNLFTYSPNKYVKNYDPEMNGSINFPLSRDCIFGLNLTF
- a CDS encoding GNAT family N-acetyltransferase, which translates into the protein MPLKLTTYYRGKDIPDLPGTNTFHSKELFQIYESTPGYTPLLIVATEEGRPVARLLAAIRKTKKWLPSSLVKQCVVYGAGEFLDTSLPASKEKEEEIFGEMLEHLTQEASRTCILIEFRNLDNSMFGYRFFRKNDFFPVNWLRVRNSLHSTQKAEDRFSPSRIRQIRKGLKNGAKVVEAHTVEEIKEFSRMLHKVYSSRIRRYFPANDFFRHMNSMLIRGKQAKIFIVKYKEKIIGGSVCIYSGENAFIWFSGGMRKTYALQSPGILAVWKALEDAHERGFRHMEFMDVGLPFRKHGYRDFVLRFGGKQSSTRRWFRISWSWLNNLLVKFYV
- the mce gene encoding methylmalonyl-CoA epimerase, encoding MKISHIEHLGIAVKSIEEALPYYENVLGLKCYNIETVEDQKVRTAFLKVGETKIELLEPTCPESTIAKFIENKGAGVHHVAFAVEDGVANALAEAESKEIRLIDKAPRKGAEGLNIAFLHPKSTLGVLTELCEH
- a CDS encoding acyl-CoA carboxylase subunit beta — its product is MSNQLEKIKELIERRAVARIGGGEKAIAKQHEKGKYTARERIAMLLDEGSFEEMDMFVEHRCTNFGMEKKHYPGDGVVTGCGTIEGRLVYLFAQDFTVTAGSLSETMSLKICKIMDQAMKMGAPCIGINDSGGARIQEGINALAGYAEIFQRNILASGVIPQISGIFGPCAGGAVYSPALTDFTLMMEGTSYMFLTGPKVVKTVTGEDVSQENLGGASVHSTKSGVTHFTAKTEEEGLALIRTLLSYIPQNNLEEAPYVDCTDPIDRLEDSLNDIIPDSPNKPYDMYEVISAIVDNGEFLEIQKDYAKNIIIGFARFNGQSVGIVANQPKFLAGVLDSNASRKGARFVRFCDAFNIPIVSLVDVPGFLPGTGQEYNGVILHGAKLLYAYGEATVPKVTITLRKSYGGSHIVMSCKQLRGDMNYAWPTAEIAVMGGAGAVEVLYAREAKDQENPAQFLAEKEAEYTKLFANPYNAAKYGYIDDVIEPRNTRFRVIRALQQLQTKKLSNPAKKHGNIPL
- a CDS encoding OadG family transporter subunit, which codes for MNKTKIGIFLSLLLLIGLTSCGEQKSNNKLLLNEVLIDNQNNFQDDYGLHSAWIEIFNKSYGSADLAACLLKVSSQPGDTVTYFIPKGDILTLVKPRQHALFWADGEPNRGTFHTSFKLNPETANWVGLFDSGRKLLDQVVIPAGTLGPNQSYARISDGAADWEVKGGSKDKYVTPSTNNKTLDSNAKMEKFEEHDSVGIGMSISAMSVVFCGLILLFIAFKVVGKVAVNLSKRNAMKAKGIDKVEAKELSQAPGEVYAAISMALHEMQDEVHDVEETVLTITRVKRSYSPWSSKIYTLRENPNRK